Proteins from a genomic interval of Desulfovibrio piger:
- a CDS encoding DUF1634 domain-containing protein — MNKNDIQASPAQLRYADTLFYGSLIGFVIMLITYVLYVTGILTPQIPLDDLPRLWTGSAADYRAAGSIPQGWGWLALIGKGDICNFVGIIILAGLTIVCFAQLALSLARRKQWLLCVIAILEVLVLVLAASGILVGGGH, encoded by the coding sequence ATGAACAAGAATGACATCCAGGCTTCGCCCGCGCAATTGCGCTATGCCGATACTCTGTTCTATGGTTCCCTCATCGGTTTCGTGATCATGCTCATCACCTACGTCCTGTACGTGACGGGCATCCTCACCCCGCAGATCCCCCTGGACGACCTGCCGCGCCTGTGGACCGGCAGCGCCGCCGATTACCGTGCCGCCGGCAGCATCCCGCAGGGCTGGGGCTGGCTGGCCCTCATCGGCAAGGGCGACATCTGCAACTTTGTGGGCATCATCATCCTGGCGGGCCTGACCATCGTCTGCTTCGCCCAGCTGGCGCTTTCCCTGGCGCGTCGCAAGCAGTGGCTGCTGTGCGTCATCGCCATCCTCGAAGTGCTGGTGCTGGTGCTGGCCGCCTCCGGCATCCTGGTGGGCGGCGGGCATTAG
- a CDS encoding ABC transporter permease subunit, with protein sequence MDFQYFIELFFGGLTRGSIYALIALGYTLVYGIIELINFAHGEIYMLGAFTALLVAGVLGIVGFPAGGILIVAALAAVVWSAAYGYTLEKVAYKPLRGAPRLSPLISAIGMSIFLQNYVLLAQTSDYVPFPRLLPEMEFLDYLGNIMGPSDFLILVTSTLAMVSLSLFIRYTRMGKAMRATAQNRKMALLLGINADRIISLTFIVGSALAALGGVLIASHMGQVNFGIGFLAGLKAFTAAVLGGIGSIPGAMVGGLVLGIAESMTTGYLSGNYEDALAFALLILILIFRPDGILGKAKVQKV encoded by the coding sequence ATGGACTTCCAGTACTTTATCGAACTTTTCTTCGGCGGCCTCACACGCGGCAGCATCTATGCCCTCATCGCCCTGGGCTATACGCTGGTGTACGGCATCATCGAACTGATCAACTTCGCACACGGCGAAATCTACATGCTGGGCGCCTTCACGGCCCTGCTGGTAGCCGGTGTGCTAGGCATCGTCGGTTTCCCCGCCGGAGGCATCCTCATCGTTGCGGCCCTCGCGGCCGTGGTCTGGAGCGCGGCCTACGGCTATACTCTGGAAAAGGTGGCCTACAAACCCCTGCGCGGCGCCCCGCGTCTGTCGCCCCTCATTTCGGCCATCGGCATGTCCATCTTCCTACAGAACTATGTGCTGCTGGCGCAGACCTCTGACTATGTCCCCTTCCCCCGCCTGCTGCCGGAGATGGAGTTTCTGGATTACCTGGGCAACATCATGGGCCCCAGTGATTTCCTGATCCTCGTCACCAGCACGCTGGCCATGGTCTCCCTGAGCCTGTTCATCCGCTATACCCGCATGGGCAAGGCCATGCGCGCCACCGCGCAGAACCGCAAGATGGCCCTGCTGCTGGGCATCAATGCCGACCGCATCATCTCGCTCACCTTCATCGTCGGCTCGGCCCTGGCGGCCCTGGGCGGCGTGCTCATCGCCTCCCACATGGGACAGGTCAACTTCGGCATCGGCTTCCTGGCCGGCCTCAAGGCCTTCACGGCCGCGGTGCTCGGCGGCATCGGTTCCATCCCCGGTGCCATGGTGGGCGGCCTTGTGCTGGGTATCGCCGAGAGCATGACCACCGGCTACCTGTCGGGCAACTATGAGGATGCCCTGGCCTTTGCCCTGCTCATCCTCATCCTCATCTTCCGTCCCGACGGCATCCTCGGCAAAGCGAAAGTGCAGAAGGTGTAG
- the der gene encoding ribosome biogenesis GTPase Der — MSSLPCIVLVGRPNVGKSTLFNRLIRSNRAITHDRPGVTRDRMEGVVRRKGHPDFGIVDTGGITLDAHAMVTEGPEGIRGFESDILRQAEAAMKDACAVAFVVDGRDGLLPLDEYLAAHIRRMGLPTLCVVNKVDGLEKEDELLAEFHSLGFPLLPVSAEHGHNIRALTEELADLLPDDYEAEHEPPALRLAMLGRPNAGKSSMINALAGEERMIVSDVAGTTRDSVDVRFERDGQDYVFVDTAGVRRRTKITDIVEKYSVNAALKSTTKADVTLLTLDATEGVSQQDKRLMDLLDTRKIPFMVLVNKCDLVPAGQLKQLLQNVSEMLAFCKHVPILTVSALKGTGLNKILPMARKIHEECAIRVPTGQLNRAMEEVLTRHQPPVVKRVRAKFFYLTQAESQPPTFVFFVSDADRVPESYARYLERALRRIFGITHAPMRLHLRSSHKKSQ, encoded by the coding sequence ATGTCCTCATTACCCTGCATCGTTCTGGTGGGACGCCCCAACGTGGGCAAGTCCACTCTGTTCAACCGCCTGATCCGCAGCAACCGCGCCATCACCCATGACCGTCCCGGCGTGACCCGCGACCGCATGGAAGGTGTGGTCCGCCGCAAGGGCCATCCTGATTTCGGCATCGTGGATACCGGCGGCATCACCCTGGATGCCCATGCCATGGTCACCGAAGGCCCCGAAGGCATCCGCGGCTTCGAGTCCGACATCCTGCGCCAGGCCGAGGCGGCCATGAAGGACGCCTGTGCCGTGGCCTTCGTGGTGGACGGCCGTGACGGCCTGCTGCCCCTGGACGAATATCTGGCGGCCCACATCCGCCGCATGGGCCTGCCCACCCTTTGCGTGGTCAACAAGGTGGACGGCCTGGAAAAGGAAGACGAGCTGCTGGCCGAGTTCCACAGCCTGGGCTTCCCCCTGCTGCCGGTCTCGGCCGAGCACGGGCACAACATCCGCGCCCTCACCGAAGAACTGGCCGACCTGCTGCCCGATGATTACGAGGCCGAACACGAGCCCCCGGCCCTGCGCCTGGCCATGCTGGGCCGCCCCAATGCGGGCAAGTCCTCCATGATCAACGCCCTGGCCGGTGAGGAACGCATGATCGTCTCCGACGTGGCCGGCACCACCCGCGACAGCGTGGACGTGCGCTTTGAGCGCGACGGCCAGGATTACGTCTTTGTGGATACCGCCGGGGTGCGCCGCCGTACCAAGATCACGGACATCGTGGAAAAGTACTCCGTCAACGCGGCCCTCAAGTCCACCACCAAGGCCGACGTGACCCTGCTGACCCTGGACGCCACCGAAGGCGTGAGCCAGCAGGACAAGCGCCTCATGGATCTGCTGGATACCCGCAAGATCCCCTTCATGGTGCTGGTCAACAAGTGCGACCTGGTGCCCGCCGGTCAGCTCAAGCAGCTGCTGCAGAACGTGAGCGAGATGCTGGCCTTCTGCAAGCATGTGCCCATCCTCACGGTCTCGGCCCTCAAGGGCACGGGCCTGAACAAGATCCTGCCCATGGCCCGCAAGATCCATGAGGAGTGCGCCATCCGCGTGCCCACCGGCCAGCTCAACCGTGCCATGGAAGAAGTGCTGACCCGCCACCAGCCCCCGGTGGTCAAGCGCGTGCGCGCCAAGTTCTTCTATCTGACCCAGGCCGAGTCCCAGCCGCCGACCTTCGTCTTTTTCGTCAGTGACGCCGACCGCGTGCCGGAAAGCTATGCCCGCTATCTGGAACGCGCCCTGCGCCGCATCTTCGGCATCACGCATGCGCCCATGCGCCTGCACCTGCGTTCCAGCCACAAGAAATCACAGTAG
- a CDS encoding response regulator, which translates to MALRVLLADDEKEFVETLAERLDLRGIEVRVALDGKAALTTLDEMAAAEALPDVMVVDLLMPGMTGDAVLQQVRQKYPGLPVIVLTGHDSVDDSGDSPVASAFACLTKPLSLGMFLETLEAAARSGGTGSDKARGA; encoded by the coding sequence ATGGCACTGCGTGTACTGTTGGCCGATGACGAGAAGGAATTCGTGGAGACCCTGGCCGAGCGTCTGGATCTGCGCGGTATCGAAGTACGGGTGGCCCTGGACGGCAAGGCGGCCCTGACCACCCTGGACGAGATGGCGGCCGCGGAGGCCCTGCCCGACGTGATGGTGGTGGATCTGCTCATGCCCGGCATGACCGGGGACGCCGTCCTCCAGCAGGTGCGCCAGAAGTACCCCGGCCTGCCGGTCATCGTGCTCACGGGGCATGACTCCGTGGACGATTCCGGCGACAGCCCCGTGGCCAGTGCCTTCGCCTGCCTGACCAAGCCGCTGAGCCTGGGCATGTTCCTGGAAACGCTGGAAGCCGCGGCCCGTTCCGGCGGCACCGGCAGCGACAAGGCCAGGGGGGCGTAG
- a CDS encoding branched-chain amino acid ABC transporter substrate-binding protein, with amino-acid sequence MKKCMTWLMAALCSVAVAAPAMAADTIKIGVQGAHSGDLASYGVPSLNAAKIVIEEANAKGGVLGKKIELVSQDDQCKPELATNAATKLISDKVVAIMGPICSGATNASLPMYESANIISISPTATTPALTLEGKHPLFLRTVANDNAQAQLTSSYIIEVLKAKKVAYLHDNGEYGKGFAQQNRGILEKAGVETVLFEAVTPDAVDFSAVVRKLRRAKADVLIFGGYQNTASKLVQQMRRDRVKTPLIGPDGVKDETFLKMTGKDSEGVMASYPKDTSTLAMYKHAREAHVKQFGSEPGFGYYNAYAATQALIKAIEVAGSTETDKIMAALKSTEVDTPLGKMSFNKAGDATGLGLSVYVVKDGKFVESDHSVTLH; translated from the coding sequence ATGAAAAAGTGCATGACCTGGCTCATGGCCGCGCTGTGCAGCGTTGCCGTTGCGGCTCCTGCCATGGCCGCCGACACCATCAAAATCGGCGTGCAGGGCGCCCATTCCGGCGACCTGGCCTCGTACGGCGTCCCCAGCCTCAATGCCGCCAAGATCGTCATTGAAGAAGCCAACGCCAAGGGCGGCGTGCTGGGCAAGAAGATCGAACTGGTGTCCCAGGACGACCAGTGTAAGCCCGAACTGGCCACCAACGCCGCGACCAAGCTGATCTCCGACAAGGTCGTGGCCATCATGGGCCCCATCTGCTCCGGCGCCACCAACGCCTCCCTGCCCATGTATGAAAGCGCCAACATCATCAGCATCTCCCCCACGGCCACCACGCCTGCCCTGACCCTGGAAGGCAAGCACCCCCTGTTCCTGCGCACCGTGGCCAACGACAATGCCCAGGCCCAGCTGACCAGCAGCTACATCATCGAAGTGCTGAAGGCCAAGAAGGTCGCCTACCTGCATGACAACGGCGAATACGGCAAGGGCTTTGCCCAGCAGAACCGCGGCATCCTCGAAAAGGCCGGTGTCGAGACCGTCCTGTTCGAAGCCGTGACCCCCGACGCCGTGGACTTCTCCGCCGTGGTGCGCAAGCTGCGTCGCGCCAAGGCCGACGTCCTGATCTTCGGCGGCTACCAGAACACCGCCTCCAAGCTGGTGCAGCAGATGCGCCGCGACCGCGTCAAGACCCCCCTCATCGGTCCTGACGGCGTGAAGGACGAGACCTTCCTCAAGATGACCGGCAAGGACAGCGAAGGCGTCATGGCCTCCTATCCCAAGGATACCAGTACCCTGGCCATGTACAAGCACGCCCGCGAAGCCCACGTCAAGCAGTTCGGCAGCGAGCCCGGCTTCGGTTACTACAACGCCTATGCCGCCACCCAGGCCCTCATCAAGGCCATCGAAGTGGCCGGTAGCACCGAGACCGACAAGATCATGGCCGCTCTGAAGAGCACCGAAGTGGACACCCCTCTGGGCAAAATGTCCTTCAACAAGGCCGGTGACGCCACCGGTCTGGGCCTGTCCGTCTATGTGGTGAAGGACGGCAAGTTCGTCGAAAGCGACCACAGCGTCACTCTGCATTAA
- a CDS encoding sensor histidine kinase — translation MRVLIVDDEQAFAEPLAQRLELRGIEAAVAGDAETALGMLSRQEWDLVFLDVCLPGMDGVSLLKLLQEHEPRPDVVMLSGATEMSQAVKAMRRGALNWLAKPVSLDAVLEECRKARERAESRRQARRLAEEARLRSLGRIAEGVAHEVNNPLNIIVQAAGLMGDSLDSPEAEALPDIEDLRESLKAIVTQSMRVREITRKLLMAGVGLDPRSAPMDVQAVVSRVLTLLQGRMDSLKVTCRLHFPPEWGEDAPRPLGSALELEQICLHLVENALDAMPEGGTLDIGARLLPADDDGTTWYELSVADSGTGIADDIMPHIFEPFFTTHRQAGRAAGLGLSVATGLAHGRGGQITAANRPEGGALFRLLLPLPVSESRSEGNE, via the coding sequence ATGCGTGTACTCATCGTCGACGACGAACAGGCCTTTGCCGAACCGCTGGCACAGCGCCTGGAGCTGCGCGGTATCGAGGCTGCCGTGGCCGGCGATGCGGAAACGGCCCTGGGCATGCTCTCCCGGCAGGAATGGGATCTGGTCTTCCTGGATGTCTGCCTGCCGGGCATGGACGGCGTCTCCCTGCTCAAGCTCCTGCAGGAACATGAACCGCGTCCCGATGTGGTCATGCTCTCCGGCGCCACGGAGATGAGCCAGGCGGTCAAGGCCATGCGGCGCGGCGCGCTCAACTGGCTTGCCAAGCCCGTCTCGCTGGATGCGGTGCTGGAAGAATGCCGCAAGGCCCGGGAGCGGGCCGAATCCCGGCGCCAGGCCCGGCGTCTGGCCGAAGAGGCCCGCCTGCGCAGTCTGGGCCGCATCGCCGAAGGCGTGGCCCACGAAGTCAACAACCCCCTGAACATCATCGTCCAGGCCGCGGGCCTCATGGGCGACAGCCTGGACAGCCCCGAGGCCGAGGCCCTGCCCGACATCGAGGACCTGCGCGAGTCCCTCAAGGCCATCGTGACCCAGAGCATGCGCGTGCGCGAGATCACCCGCAAGCTGCTCATGGCCGGTGTGGGCCTGGACCCCCGCAGCGCGCCCATGGACGTGCAGGCCGTGGTCTCCCGTGTCCTGACCCTGCTGCAGGGCCGCATGGACAGCCTCAAGGTGACCTGCCGGCTGCACTTCCCGCCGGAATGGGGCGAGGACGCGCCCCGTCCCCTGGGCTCCGCCCTGGAGCTGGAACAGATCTGCCTGCATCTGGTGGAGAATGCCCTGGACGCCATGCCCGAGGGCGGCACGCTGGACATCGGCGCCCGGCTGCTGCCCGCCGATGACGACGGCACCACCTGGTACGAGCTTTCGGTGGCCGACAGCGGTACCGGTATCGCTGACGACATCATGCCCCATATCTTCGAGCCCTTCTTCACCACCCACCGTCAGGCGGGCCGGGCCGCAGGCCTGGGCCTTTCCGTGGCCACGGGCCTTGCCCACGGTCGCGGCGGCCAGATCACGGCGGCCAACCGTCCCGAAGGCGGGGCCCTGTTCCGCCTGCTGCTGCCCCTGCCCGTCAGCGAGAGCCGGAGCGAGGGCAACGAGTGA
- a CDS encoding ABC transporter permease subunit: MQYLTKALLAACWFMLLTFPVMGIKLNSVDQTVEWQFDRVILLGVAIFFLSMLWNWCFSRKARGIPLIRLPEGLGKGLHSLVTLPNRNTTTRLTSLGLLLAVMIVMPLVSSFYQTNIMISAMLYVILALGLNIAVGIAGQLVLGYVAFYAVGAYSYALLNQAFGLGFWACLPVGGFMAIVFGLALGFPVLRLRGDYLAIVTLGFGEIVRLVLLNWTSLTGGSGGIKNIPGPSFFGQELEIAANTIFIYYLVLLAVILTIIVISRLKNSRVGLALQALREDEIACEAMGIDLARVKLSAFALSSCWAGFAGVIFAAKTTFINPASFTFMESAMILSMVVLGGMGSIVGVVIAATILILAPEYLRAFSEYRMLIFGAIMVIMMIFRPQGLVTGERRRYRITALQGGNKGERA; this comes from the coding sequence ATGCAATATCTTACAAAAGCCCTTTTGGCTGCCTGTTGGTTCATGCTCCTGACCTTCCCGGTCATGGGCATCAAGCTCAACAGCGTTGACCAGACCGTGGAATGGCAGTTCGACAGGGTCATCCTGCTGGGCGTGGCCATCTTCTTCCTTTCCATGCTCTGGAACTGGTGTTTCAGCCGCAAGGCCCGCGGCATCCCGCTGATCCGCCTGCCCGAAGGCCTGGGCAAGGGCCTGCACAGCCTGGTCACCCTGCCCAACCGCAATACCACCACCCGTCTGACCAGCCTCGGCCTGCTGCTGGCCGTCATGATCGTCATGCCTCTGGTGAGCTCCTTCTACCAGACCAACATCATGATCTCGGCCATGCTCTATGTCATCCTGGCCCTGGGCCTGAACATCGCCGTGGGCATCGCCGGTCAGCTGGTGCTGGGCTATGTGGCCTTCTACGCCGTGGGCGCCTATTCCTACGCCCTGCTCAACCAGGCGTTCGGCCTGGGCTTCTGGGCCTGTCTGCCCGTGGGCGGCTTCATGGCCATCGTTTTCGGCCTGGCCCTGGGCTTCCCCGTGCTGCGCCTGCGCGGTGACTATCTGGCCATCGTGACCCTGGGCTTCGGCGAGATCGTGCGCCTGGTGCTGCTCAACTGGACCAGCCTCACCGGCGGTTCCGGCGGCATCAAGAACATCCCCGGTCCCTCCTTCTTCGGCCAGGAGCTGGAGATCGCCGCCAACACCATCTTCATCTACTATCTGGTGCTGCTGGCCGTGATCCTGACCATCATCGTCATCAGCCGCCTCAAGAACTCCCGTGTGGGCCTTGCCCTGCAGGCCCTGCGTGAAGACGAGATCGCCTGTGAGGCCATGGGCATCGACCTGGCCCGCGTCAAGCTCTCGGCCTTTGCCCTGAGCTCCTGCTGGGCCGGTTTCGCCGGCGTCATCTTTGCGGCCAAGACCACCTTCATCAACCCCGCCAGCTTCACCTTCATGGAATCGGCCATGATCCTCTCCATGGTGGTGCTGGGCGGCATGGGCTCCATCGTGGGCGTGGTCATCGCCGCCACCATCCTCATCCTGGCTCCCGAATACCTGCGTGCCTTCTCCGAGTACCGCATGCTGATCTTCGGCGCCATCATGGTCATCATGATGATCTTCCGGCCCCAGGGCCTCGTCACCGGTGAGCGCCGCCGCTACCGCATCACCGCCCTGCAGGGCGGCAACAAAGGAGAACGCGCATGA
- a CDS encoding sensor histidine kinase: MFSAIKAYFGHLLEVPDAVSPARYRSLRRIMTILMVTVSVTPLLILTGINHAQYMSTLEREMENPLYAMVRKSQASMELFLGERASTVSLIAHAYSLDDLTNEQTLNRVFLALKSEFQGFVDMGLVDVNGRQVAYVGPYKLKDADYAGQPWLSEAQVKGRYISDVFLGLRGFPHMVIAVHRMEESGREWTLRVTIDTSRLERLVAAVGLMQDTDAFLCDSRGVLQTNSRFYGKVLDKLPLTLPPQSFETTVRPWKDDSGQDLMVAYTSLAGTDFMLLAVKPTLDIYKPWTALRSELLLVFCGGIAIIVLVSHLLMKHLVGRLQASDERRVAVFAQMEHNQKLSSIGRLAAGVAHEVNNPLAVINEKAGLGLDLLHMSGNFERKDRLISLLEAIESTVERARGITHRLLGFARRMEANRQELSVPEVLTETMGFLERGAKNRGVTIGTDFAEGLPDIVSDRGQLQQVFLNIMGNALDAVPDGGKVDIACSRMADGGLLVRVTDNGKGMSPEVIKHIFEPFYSTKKEKGNGLGMFITYGIVRRLGGEITVDSTEGKGTTVSITLPLTPPERPVEA, encoded by the coding sequence ATGTTTTCTGCAATCAAAGCGTATTTCGGGCATCTGCTGGAAGTGCCGGACGCCGTATCGCCAGCGCGTTACCGCTCACTGCGGCGCATCATGACCATCCTGATGGTCACGGTGTCGGTGACGCCGCTGCTGATCCTCACCGGTATCAACCACGCCCAGTACATGAGCACCCTGGAACGGGAGATGGAGAACCCGCTCTACGCCATGGTGCGCAAATCGCAGGCCTCGATGGAGCTTTTCCTCGGCGAGCGGGCCTCCACCGTCAGTCTGATCGCCCATGCCTACAGCCTTGACGACCTGACCAACGAGCAGACCCTCAACCGCGTCTTCCTGGCGCTCAAGAGCGAGTTCCAGGGCTTCGTGGACATGGGCCTGGTGGATGTGAACGGGCGGCAGGTGGCCTATGTGGGCCCCTACAAGCTCAAGGACGCCGACTACGCCGGACAGCCCTGGCTCAGCGAGGCCCAGGTCAAGGGCCGCTACATTAGCGACGTCTTCCTGGGGCTGCGCGGCTTCCCGCACATGGTCATCGCCGTGCACCGCATGGAAGAGAGCGGCCGGGAATGGACCCTGCGCGTGACCATCGACACCTCCCGGCTGGAACGCCTGGTGGCGGCCGTGGGCCTGATGCAGGATACCGACGCTTTCCTCTGTGACAGCCGGGGCGTGCTCCAGACCAACTCCCGTTTCTACGGCAAGGTGCTGGACAAGCTGCCCCTGACCCTGCCGCCCCAGTCCTTCGAGACCACGGTGCGGCCCTGGAAGGACGACAGCGGACAGGATCTCATGGTGGCCTATACCAGCCTGGCGGGCACGGACTTCATGCTCCTGGCCGTCAAGCCCACCCTGGACATCTACAAACCCTGGACGGCCCTGCGCAGCGAGCTGCTGCTGGTCTTCTGCGGCGGCATCGCCATCATCGTGCTGGTCTCGCACCTGCTGATGAAGCATCTGGTGGGACGCCTGCAGGCCAGCGACGAACGCCGCGTGGCGGTCTTCGCCCAGATGGAACACAACCAGAAGCTCTCCTCCATCGGCCGGCTGGCAGCCGGGGTGGCCCACGAGGTCAACAACCCCCTGGCCGTCATCAACGAAAAGGCGGGCCTTGGTCTCGACCTGTTGCACATGAGCGGCAACTTCGAGCGCAAGGACAGGCTCATCAGCCTGCTGGAGGCCATCGAGAGCACCGTGGAACGTGCCCGCGGCATCACCCACCGTCTGCTGGGCTTTGCCCGGCGCATGGAGGCCAACCGCCAGGAACTGAGCGTGCCCGAAGTGCTGACCGAGACCATGGGCTTTCTGGAACGCGGCGCCAAGAACCGCGGCGTGACCATCGGCACGGACTTTGCCGAAGGCCTGCCGGACATCGTGTCCGACCGCGGCCAGCTGCAGCAGGTCTTCCTCAACATCATGGGCAATGCCCTGGATGCGGTGCCTGACGGCGGCAAGGTGGACATCGCCTGCAGCCGGATGGCCGACGGCGGGCTGCTGGTGCGCGTCACCGACAACGGCAAGGGGATGAGCCCGGAAGTGATCAAGCACATCTTCGAGCCCTTCTATTCCACCAAGAAGGAGAAGGGCAACGGCCTGGGCATGTTTATCACCTACGGTATCGTGCGCCGTCTCGGCGGCGAGATCACCGTGGACAGCACCGAAGGCAAGGGCACGACGGTCAGCATCACGCTGCCGCTTACACCGCCGGAACGTCCTGTGGAGGCTTGA
- a CDS encoding response regulator has translation MSKEEIKILLVDDEKQFVDTLAERLAMRGFSARVAYDGPQALKAVEEPTDVIVLDLRMPGMDGFEVLRSVKKSNPQVQVIILTGHGGDAEEQTAYRMGAYNFLKKPMDIDELLNSIRMAYRDKVENAMVAVSLAEGGDFDAAQDVLNEKDLLAEHKL, from the coding sequence ATGAGCAAGGAAGAGATCAAGATTCTGCTGGTAGACGACGAAAAACAGTTTGTGGACACGCTTGCCGAGCGCCTTGCCATGCGCGGTTTTTCAGCGCGCGTGGCCTATGACGGCCCGCAGGCCCTCAAAGCCGTTGAAGAGCCCACCGACGTCATCGTCCTGGACCTGCGCATGCCCGGCATGGACGGTTTCGAAGTGCTGCGCAGCGTCAAGAAGAGCAACCCCCAGGTGCAGGTCATCATCCTGACCGGTCACGGCGGTGATGCCGAAGAACAGACGGCCTACCGCATGGGCGCCTACAACTTCCTCAAGAAACCCATGGACATCGACGAGCTGCTGAACAGCATCCGCATGGCCTACCGCGACAAGGTGGAGAACGCCATGGTGGCCGTCAGCCTGGCCGAAGGCGGCGACTTTGACGCCGCCCAGGATGTCCTCAACGAAAAAGACCTCCTGGCCGAGCACAAGCTTTAG
- a CDS encoding HAMP domain-containing histidine kinase, whose protein sequence is MTDSQCMGRLLASATHDMRNVLAVIRESAGLAQDMVQLAAGADKPADPRVIKALKEAQQQILRGAALAECMEYLAQVSHSENENAPCDLARVASTFCLMAARRARAVQMVLESADSEEPVWSAVPALAVLRALLDIFDLCASVGGQVKLRFSAGRQNKVEGIIIEVCDGANRDMALAALTGSPLLNARPRPGWQALLMPWRDPAQRFFLSISACGSED, encoded by the coding sequence ATGACCGATTCGCAATGCATGGGACGTCTGCTGGCTTCGGCCACGCACGACATGCGCAACGTGCTGGCCGTGATCCGCGAATCCGCCGGACTGGCGCAGGACATGGTGCAGCTGGCCGCCGGGGCCGACAAGCCTGCCGACCCGCGCGTCATCAAGGCCCTGAAGGAAGCCCAGCAGCAGATCCTGCGGGGCGCGGCTCTGGCCGAGTGCATGGAGTACCTGGCCCAGGTCAGCCACAGCGAGAACGAGAACGCGCCCTGCGACCTGGCGCGTGTGGCCAGCACCTTCTGCCTCATGGCGGCCCGCCGGGCCCGCGCCGTGCAGATGGTGCTGGAATCTGCCGACAGCGAAGAACCCGTATGGTCCGCCGTGCCCGCCCTGGCGGTGCTGCGTGCCCTGCTGGACATCTTCGACCTGTGCGCCTCCGTGGGCGGGCAGGTGAAGCTCCGCTTTTCCGCCGGTCGCCAGAACAAGGTGGAAGGCATCATCATCGAAGTTTGCGACGGCGCCAATCGCGACATGGCCCTGGCGGCCCTGACGGGCAGCCCCCTGCTCAACGCCCGGCCCCGGCCCGGCTGGCAGGCCCTGCTGATGCCCTGGCGCGATCCGGCACAGCGCTTTTTCCTCTCCATTTCCGCCTGCGGGAGTGAAGACTAG